From Blastochloris viridis, one genomic window encodes:
- the ppa gene encoding inorganic diphosphatase, whose protein sequence is MRIDAISIGENPPYEINAVIEVPTGGDPIKYEMDKASGTLVVDRFLYTSMHYPGNYGFIPHTLSDDGDPLDVLVPNQRAIIPGAILAVRPIGVLFMQDESGMDEKIIAVPTPKLTPRYQHLHHYTDLPDITRQQIQHFFEHYKDLEPGKWVKVTRWGDREEAHQLIIEAIERAKQAKAGT, encoded by the coding sequence ATGCGCATTGACGCCATATCGATCGGCGAGAACCCGCCGTACGAAATCAACGCCGTGATCGAGGTGCCGACCGGTGGCGACCCGATCAAATACGAGATGGACAAGGCGTCCGGCACGCTGGTGGTGGATCGCTTTCTCTACACCTCGATGCACTATCCCGGAAACTACGGGTTCATCCCGCACACCTTGTCCGACGACGGCGATCCGCTCGACGTGCTGGTGCCCAACCAGCGCGCCATCATCCCCGGCGCCATCCTGGCGGTGCGGCCGATCGGCGTCCTGTTCATGCAGGACGAGTCCGGGATGGATGAGAAGATCATCGCGGTGCCGACCCCCAAGCTGACGCCGCGCTATCAGCATCTGCACCACTACACCGACCTGCCTGACATCACCCGCCAGCAGATCCAGCACTTCTTCGAGCATTATAAGGATCTGGAGCCCGGCAAATGGGTGAAGGTGACCCGCTGGGGCGACCGTGAGGAGGCCCACCAGCTGATCATCGAGGCGATCGAGCGCGCCAAGCAGGCCAAGGCCGGCACATGA
- a CDS encoding MFS transporter gives MTASTPAGGAPGYAGPAGVAGWLLFDWAGQPFFTLVTTFVFAPYFAAVVAPDPASGQALWGFATAAAGLAIALLSPALGAIADAGGPKKPWVAAFGGLMCLAAVSLWWVVPGAPGAVTLGLVAFAIGTVGAEFAQTFNNAQMPRVVPPEKLGRLSGTGWAVGYLGGLVSLFLTLGFLAADPVTGNTLLGHVPAFGLDPAAREGERLTGPFSALWFLVFVIPMLLFTPDAPRQLPLRRAVGEGFRALRRTVAHVRAHRNILAFLAANMIYTDGLIALFAFGGIYAAGTFGWSAVELGVFGILLTIAGTLGALAGGWLDDRLGPKPVILSGLALLAIASVLVLSVGRDFVLFVIAVPPAAPGHGLYDSLPEQLYVGFGLLIGAAAGPVQASSRALLAQLAPAHDIGQFFGLFSLSGKLTSFAGPFLVGVVTALSGSQRLGIAVLVAFFAVGMAILAQVKTPETVRG, from the coding sequence GTGACAGCTTCGACCCCGGCCGGGGGGGCGCCCGGTTACGCCGGCCCGGCCGGGGTTGCCGGCTGGCTGTTGTTCGACTGGGCCGGACAACCGTTCTTCACCCTCGTCACCACCTTCGTGTTTGCGCCGTATTTCGCCGCGGTGGTGGCGCCCGACCCCGCCAGCGGCCAGGCGTTGTGGGGCTTTGCCACCGCCGCGGCGGGCCTTGCCATCGCGCTGCTGTCGCCGGCGCTCGGCGCCATCGCCGATGCCGGCGGACCGAAGAAGCCGTGGGTGGCGGCGTTCGGCGGGCTGATGTGCCTGGCGGCGGTCTCGCTCTGGTGGGTGGTGCCCGGCGCGCCGGGGGCGGTGACGCTCGGCCTCGTTGCCTTCGCCATAGGCACCGTCGGCGCGGAGTTCGCCCAGACCTTCAACAACGCCCAGATGCCGCGGGTGGTGCCCCCGGAAAAGCTCGGCCGGCTGTCCGGCACCGGCTGGGCGGTGGGCTATCTCGGCGGCCTGGTCAGCCTGTTTCTCACCTTGGGGTTCCTCGCCGCCGACCCGGTCACCGGCAACACCCTGCTCGGCCACGTCCCGGCGTTCGGGCTCGACCCCGCCGCGCGCGAGGGCGAGCGCCTGACCGGGCCGTTTTCGGCGCTGTGGTTCCTGGTGTTCGTGATCCCGATGTTGCTGTTCACACCCGACGCGCCGCGCCAGCTGCCGCTGCGGCGCGCGGTGGGCGAGGGGTTCCGCGCACTGCGCCGCACCGTCGCGCACGTTCGCGCTCACCGGAACATCCTGGCGTTCCTCGCCGCCAACATGATCTACACCGACGGGCTGATCGCGCTGTTCGCGTTCGGCGGCATCTATGCCGCCGGCACCTTCGGTTGGTCGGCGGTCGAGCTCGGGGTGTTCGGCATCCTGCTCACCATCGCCGGCACGCTCGGGGCGCTCGCCGGCGGCTGGCTCGACGACAGGCTGGGCCCGAAGCCGGTGATCCTCAGTGGCCTGGCGCTGCTGGCGATCGCCAGCGTGCTGGTGCTGTCGGTCGGCCGCGATTTCGTGCTGTTCGTGATCGCGGTGCCGCCGGCGGCCCCAGGCCACGGGCTCTATGACTCGCTGCCGGAGCAGCTTTACGTCGGCTTCGGCCTTTTGATCGGCGCCGCGGCGGGCCCGGTGCAGGCGTCGTCGCGGGCGCTGCTGGCACAGCTGGCGCCGGCCCACGACATCGGCCAGTTCTTCGGCCTGTTCTCGCTGTCGGGAAAGCTGACCTCGTTCGCCGGGCCGTTCCTGGTCGGCGTCGTCACCGCGCTGAGCGGCAGCCAGCGGCTCGGCATCGCGGTCCTGGTGGCGTTCTTCGCGGTGGGGATGGCGATCTTGGCGCAGGTCAAGACGCCGGAGACCGTGCGGGGGTGA
- a CDS encoding GNAT family N-acetyltransferase, whose product MSTITIEIRRARTDDAQNLAEAHDEAWRAAYRGLIPGMELERLINRRGPGWWETAIGRGSRISLIMFGDRVAGYANYGRNRAKSLPYAGEVYEIYLKPEFQGIGFGRRLFGHARRDLSTCGMASTVVWALSDNDLATGFYRSLGGRAVARSSETFGTRVLDKVAFAWPS is encoded by the coding sequence ATGTCGACGATCACCATCGAAATCCGGCGAGCGCGGACTGACGACGCGCAGAACCTCGCAGAGGCACACGACGAGGCATGGCGGGCGGCCTATCGCGGTTTGATTCCCGGCATGGAACTGGAGCGACTCATCAACCGGCGCGGTCCTGGCTGGTGGGAGACGGCAATCGGGCGCGGTTCGCGGATCTCGCTGATCATGTTCGGCGACCGGGTGGCGGGCTACGCCAATTACGGCCGCAACCGGGCCAAGAGCCTGCCCTACGCCGGTGAGGTCTACGAGATCTACCTGAAGCCGGAATTCCAGGGCATCGGTTTCGGCCGACGGCTGTTCGGCCACGCCCGCCGCGATCTGTCGACCTGCGGCATGGCCTCGACGGTGGTGTGGGCGCTGTCCGACAACGACCTCGCCACCGGCTTCTACCGCTCGCTCGGCGGCCGCGCCGTGGCGCGCTCCTCGGAGACCTTCGGCACCCGCGTGCTCGACAAGGTCGCGTTCGCCTGGCCGAGCTGA
- the typA gene encoding translational GTPase TypA — protein MSLRNIAIIAHVDHGKTTLVDRLLQQSGAFRENQRVAERVMDSNDLERERGITILAKCTSVEWHGTRVNIVDTPGHADFGGEVERILNMVDGAIVLVDAAEGPMPQTKFVVGKALKLGLKPIVLVNKVDRPDARITEVVNEVFDLFAALDANDDQLDFPILYGSAKEGWIAKAPEGPKDQGMAPLFDLVLEHVAAPDVDEGPFRLLGTIIEANPYLGRIITGRIRSGTIKPNQPIKVLSRDGMVVEQGRITKILAFRGIERTAIDEASAGDIISIAGMTKGTVADTFCAMEVDEPLKAQPIDPPTVSMTFMVNNSPLAGTEGDKVTSRVIRDRLFKEAEGNVALRVAESTEKDSFEVSGRGELMLAILIETMRREGFELAVSRPQVVYRKDSSGSVLEPVEEVVIDVDEDHAGVVVEKLSARKAEMVEMRPSGGGRLRLVFHAPTRGLIGYQGELLTDTRGTAIMNRLFHAYAPFKGEMVGRRNGVLIANEPGEAVAYALWNLEDRGPMMIEPGWKVYEGMIVGEHTRDNDLEVNVIKGKKLTNIRTTSKDEAVRLTPPLRMTLEKALAYIDVDELVEVTPKSIRLRKTILDPNDRKKSERARKDVTPTA, from the coding sequence ATGAGCCTGCGCAACATTGCCATCATTGCCCACGTCGACCACGGCAAGACCACCCTGGTCGACCGCCTGCTGCAACAATCCGGCGCCTTCCGCGAGAACCAGCGGGTGGCCGAGAGGGTGATGGATTCCAACGACCTCGAACGCGAACGCGGCATCACCATCCTTGCCAAGTGCACCTCGGTCGAGTGGCACGGCACCCGCGTCAACATCGTCGACACCCCGGGCCACGCCGACTTCGGCGGCGAGGTCGAGCGCATCCTCAACATGGTGGACGGTGCCATCGTGCTGGTCGACGCCGCCGAGGGACCGATGCCGCAGACCAAGTTCGTGGTCGGCAAGGCGCTCAAGCTCGGCTTGAAGCCGATCGTGCTGGTCAACAAGGTCGACCGGCCGGACGCCCGCATCACCGAGGTGGTCAACGAGGTGTTCGACCTGTTCGCCGCGCTCGACGCCAATGACGACCAGCTCGACTTCCCGATCCTGTACGGCTCGGCCAAGGAAGGCTGGATCGCCAAGGCGCCCGAGGGTCCCAAGGACCAGGGCATGGCGCCGCTGTTCGACCTCGTGCTGGAGCACGTCGCCGCGCCGGATGTCGACGAGGGGCCGTTCCGCCTGCTCGGCACCATCATCGAGGCCAACCCCTATCTCGGCCGCATCATCACCGGGCGGATTCGCTCAGGAACCATCAAGCCCAACCAGCCGATCAAGGTGCTGTCGCGCGACGGCATGGTGGTCGAGCAGGGCCGCATCACCAAGATCCTGGCGTTCCGCGGCATCGAGCGGACCGCGATCGACGAGGCCTCGGCCGGCGACATCATCTCCATCGCCGGCATGACCAAGGGCACCGTCGCCGACACCTTCTGCGCCATGGAGGTGGATGAGCCGCTGAAGGCGCAGCCGATCGACCCGCCGACGGTGTCGATGACCTTCATGGTCAACAACTCGCCGCTGGCCGGAACCGAGGGCGACAAGGTGACCAGCCGCGTCATCCGCGACCGGCTGTTCAAGGAGGCCGAGGGCAACGTCGCACTTCGCGTCGCTGAATCGACCGAGAAGGACTCCTTCGAGGTCTCCGGCCGCGGCGAGCTGATGCTGGCGATCCTGATCGAGACCATGCGCCGCGAGGGCTTCGAGCTCGCGGTGTCGCGGCCGCAGGTGGTGTACCGCAAGGATTCGTCCGGAAGCGTGCTGGAGCCGGTCGAGGAGGTGGTGATCGACGTCGACGAGGACCACGCCGGCGTGGTGGTGGAGAAGCTGTCCGCCCGCAAGGCGGAGATGGTCGAGATGCGCCCCTCCGGCGGCGGCCGGCTGCGGCTGGTGTTCCACGCCCCGACCCGCGGCCTGATCGGCTACCAGGGCGAGCTGCTCACCGACACCCGCGGCACCGCGATCATGAACCGGCTGTTCCACGCCTACGCCCCGTTCAAGGGCGAGATGGTCGGCCGGCGCAATGGCGTGCTGATCGCGAATGAGCCGGGCGAGGCGGTGGCCTACGCGCTGTGGAACCTCGAGGACCGCGGCCCGATGATGATCGAGCCGGGCTGGAAGGTCTATGAGGGCATGATCGTCGGCGAGCACACCCGCGACAACGACCTCGAGGTCAATGTCATCAAGGGCAAGAAGCTCACCAACATCCGCACCACCTCCAAGGACGAGGCGGTGCGGCTGACGCCGCCGCTCCGCATGACGCTGGAGAAGGCGCTGGCCTATATCGACGTCGACGAGCTGGTCGAAGTCACGCCGAAGTCGATCCGGCTGCGCAAGACCATCC
- a CDS encoding site-2 protease family protein, with translation MSWSIPIGVIAGTVVRIHLTFLILLAWIGIAGYATGGASAALDAVLFISLLFACVVAHEFGHIFAARRYGIRTPDVTLLPIGGVASLERMPEKPGQELVVALAGPAVNVVIAGVLMLAMGAAIDLSYLNEIENAGASLIARLTAANLFLAAFNMIPAFPMDGGRVLRALLATRMGFARATALAAAVGQGVAFLLGFVGLFYNPLLIFIAIFVYLAATAESNDVALRDATRDMPVSAAMITKFETLLPNATVDTAVDELLRTSQKEFPVVDGAGRLRGVLTREAMLAALRQSGGATPVLEVLVEVPTAHSLEPLALALQRLRQSQAPALGVVDDAERLVGLVTPENVGEMMLVRAARPGGSLDHAA, from the coding sequence ATGTCGTGGTCCATCCCGATCGGCGTCATCGCCGGCACCGTCGTGCGGATCCATCTGACGTTTCTGATCCTGCTCGCCTGGATCGGCATCGCCGGCTACGCCACCGGCGGCGCCAGCGCTGCGCTCGACGCCGTGCTGTTCATCTCGCTGCTGTTCGCCTGCGTGGTGGCGCACGAGTTCGGCCACATCTTCGCCGCCCGCCGCTACGGCATCCGCACCCCCGACGTCACCTTGCTGCCGATCGGCGGCGTCGCCAGCCTGGAGCGCATGCCCGAGAAGCCGGGCCAGGAGCTGGTGGTGGCGCTGGCCGGGCCGGCGGTGAACGTGGTGATCGCCGGCGTGCTGATGCTGGCGATGGGCGCGGCGATCGACCTCAGCTACCTCAACGAGATCGAGAATGCCGGCGCGAGCCTGATCGCCCGGCTGACCGCGGCCAACCTGTTTCTCGCCGCCTTCAACATGATCCCGGCGTTCCCGATGGATGGCGGCCGGGTGCTGCGCGCCCTGCTCGCCACCCGGATGGGCTTTGCCCGCGCCACCGCCCTTGCCGCCGCGGTCGGCCAGGGCGTGGCGTTCCTGCTCGGCTTTGTCGGCCTGTTCTACAACCCGCTTTTGATCTTCATCGCCATTTTCGTCTATCTTGCCGCCACGGCCGAGTCCAACGACGTCGCGCTGCGCGACGCCACCCGCGACATGCCAGTGTCGGCGGCGATGATCACCAAGTTCGAGACCCTGCTGCCGAACGCCACCGTCGACACCGCCGTCGACGAGCTTCTGCGCACCAGCCAGAAGGAGTTCCCGGTGGTCGACGGCGCCGGGCGGCTGCGCGGCGTGCTCACCCGCGAGGCCATGCTGGCGGCGCTGCGCCAATCCGGCGGCGCGACGCCGGTGCTGGAAGTGCTGGTCGAGGTGCCGACCGCGCACAGCCTGGAGCCGCTGGCTCTGGCGCTGCAGCGGCTGCGCCAGAGCCAGGCGCCCGCGCTCGGTGTGGTCGACGACGCCGAGCGGCTGGTCGGGCTGGTCACGCCGGAGAATGTCGGCGAGATGATGCTGGTGCGCGCGGCCCGGCCGGGCGGGTCGCTCGACCACGCGGCGTAA